Proteins from a single region of Chryseobacterium sp. W4I1:
- a CDS encoding MaoC/PaaZ C-terminal domain-containing protein: MILQENQAFRHQFKVDEQVYSGFISVFEDRNSLHTDEEFAKNKGFRSKVMHGNILNGFLSYFIGELLPTEDVMILSQTINFKNPVYLDDVLNFEAVVTDQSEAVRVNTFAFKFINADLKTVASGKIQIKEF; the protein is encoded by the coding sequence ATGATACTTCAGGAAAACCAGGCTTTTAGGCATCAGTTTAAAGTAGATGAACAGGTTTACAGCGGTTTCATCTCTGTTTTTGAAGATCGGAATTCTCTGCATACCGATGAGGAATTTGCAAAGAATAAAGGCTTTCGGTCTAAAGTGATGCACGGTAATATTCTGAATGGTTTTCTTTCGTATTTTATCGGTGAACTGCTTCCTACAGAGGATGTGATGATCCTTTCACAGACAATTAATTTTAAAAATCCGGTGTATCTGGATGATGTTTTAAATTTTGAAGCGGTGGTGACCGATCAGTCGGAAGCCGTGCGGGTGAATACATTCGCTTTTAAATTCATCAATGCAGATCTTAAAACGGTAGCATCAGGTAAAATCCAAATCAAAGAATTCTAG